A window of Campylobacter lari subsp. lari contains these coding sequences:
- a CDS encoding CTP synthase, with product MKLKQTKYIFVTGGVLSSLGKGIAAASIATILKNSGLKVSILKADPYINVDPGTMSPLEHGEVFVTDDGAETDLDLGHYERFLNESLSQDNNFTTGRVYQSVIEKERRGDYLGKTIQVIPHIVDEIKDRIKKAGVDKDILIVEIGGTVGDIEGLPFLEAIRALKLEVGKYNAINIHLTLVPFIKAAGELKTKPTQHSVGELRRIGISPDMIICRSEKSLDRELKDKIAISCGVEKNCVIESVDAASIYQIPLNFLKQDILNSIASLLDLQNLKPNMNEWDSLVKRVIAPSNELSIAFVGKYVDLKESYKSLTEAIIHAGAALDAKVNLKWIDSEKLENANVEESFKDVSGILVAGGFGYRGVEGKIKAIQYARENKIPFLGICLGMQLSLVEFARNVLKLEDANSHEFNPNCKNPIIFLIDEFIDASGEKQIRTSKTPLGGTMRLGAYECHIKPNTLLSKVYDNQKSVKERHRHRYEANPKYKEMFEKNGLIISGENEGLVEAVELKDHPFFLAVQFHPEFTSRLVRVNPAIFSFIKASLTNHAK from the coding sequence ATGAAATTAAAACAAACTAAGTATATTTTTGTAACCGGTGGTGTTTTAAGCTCATTAGGAAAAGGTATAGCAGCAGCTTCTATAGCTACGATTTTAAAAAATTCAGGTTTAAAAGTAAGTATTTTAAAAGCAGATCCTTATATCAACGTAGATCCTGGTACTATGAGTCCTTTAGAGCATGGGGAAGTTTTTGTTACAGATGATGGAGCTGAGACAGATTTAGACTTAGGACATTATGAGAGATTTTTAAATGAGAGCTTATCTCAGGATAATAACTTCACAACAGGTAGAGTTTATCAAAGTGTTATAGAAAAAGAAAGAAGAGGAGATTACTTAGGAAAAACTATACAAGTAATCCCTCATATAGTTGATGAGATAAAAGATCGCATTAAAAAGGCCGGAGTTGATAAAGATATTTTAATCGTTGAAATAGGTGGAACAGTAGGAGATATAGAAGGCTTGCCATTTTTAGAAGCCATTAGAGCTTTAAAGCTTGAAGTGGGTAAATATAACGCTATTAATATTCACTTAACTTTAGTGCCATTTATTAAAGCAGCAGGAGAACTTAAAACAAAACCAACTCAACATAGTGTGGGAGAATTACGCCGTATAGGTATAAGCCCTGACATGATCATTTGCAGAAGTGAAAAATCTTTAGATAGAGAGTTAAAAGACAAAATCGCAATTTCATGCGGAGTTGAAAAAAACTGCGTTATAGAAAGTGTGGACGCAGCTAGTATTTATCAAATTCCACTAAATTTCTTAAAACAAGATATTTTAAACTCTATTGCAAGTTTATTAGATCTTCAAAATTTAAAGCCAAATATGAATGAATGGGATTCTTTAGTAAAAAGAGTCATCGCTCCAAGTAATGAACTTAGCATCGCTTTTGTAGGAAAATATGTAGATTTAAAAGAAAGTTATAAAAGCTTAACAGAGGCCATTATCCATGCAGGTGCAGCACTTGATGCGAAAGTAAATTTAAAATGGATTGATAGTGAAAAATTAGAAAATGCAAATGTCGAAGAAAGCTTTAAAGATGTAAGTGGGATTTTAGTAGCAGGTGGTTTTGGTTATCGTGGGGTAGAAGGAAAAATCAAAGCCATACAATATGCAAGAGAAAATAAAATTCCATTTTTAGGAATTTGTTTGGGTATGCAGCTTTCTTTAGTGGAATTTGCACGCAATGTTTTAAAACTTGAAGATGCAAATTCTCATGAGTTTAATCCAAATTGTAAAAATCCTATCATCTTTTTGATTGATGAATTTATTGATGCAAGTGGAGAAAAGCAAATTAGAACAAGTAAAACTCCACTTGGTGGAACTATGCGTCTTGGAGCTTATGAGTGTCATATCAAGCCAAATACACTTTTAAGTAAGGTTTATGATAATCAAAAAAGTGTAAAAGAACGCCACCGCCACCGCTATGAAGCTAATCCAAAATATAAAGAAATGTTTGAAAAAAATGGGCTTATTATAAGCGGGGAAAATGAAGGTTTAGTTGAGGCTGTGGAGCTTAAAGATCATCCATTTTTCTTAGCAGTGCAGTTTCACCCTGAATTTACTTCACGCTTAGTTAGAGTTAATCCGGCTATTTTTTCTTTTATCAAGGCATCTTTAACAAATCATGCTAAATAA
- the recJ gene encoding single-stranded-DNA-specific exonuclease RecJ codes for MLNKAKIKEILHQRFINDTHVKLCDLPMPSCLKDVYKGALRIKEAIEKNQKLAIVGDYDVDGVISCVILSEFFDDIGYDYVVKIPNRFKDGYGLNEEIINELDGVDLIITVDNGIAAFEAAELCLQKGIDLIITDHHMPPATLPKAYAIINPKQQDCDFPDIEICGAQVAWYLVAAIKEVCKINYNMCKFIELLSIAIIADMMELRDLNRALVRKGIECINDSKRVAFKAIKQYFGKDKFELDNISFLIAPLINSAGRMDDAIISYKFLHSKNIDEVMGYLEQIITYNNSRKDEERELFKQCLEQVDENDPVIIVNGQNWHEGVLGIVASRLAKHFNKPAFVFSECEQKAKASVRSVGRIDILNVIEQAKEFVLSYGGHKGAAGVLVELEKFGVFKSKLYEICQNIPKDDFYNADEVLGSIDPNEVDFELLEILEFFEPFGHKNPRPYFKFDKLFVKNKRKLGKDENHMKLILTQGNKTLEALFFNFDYEPELGESIDLIASVSKNNFRGLITPQLTIKEILR; via the coding sequence ATGCTAAATAAAGCTAAAATAAAAGAAATTTTACACCAGCGTTTTATCAACGATACACATGTAAAGCTTTGTGATTTACCTATGCCATCTTGTTTAAAAGATGTCTATAAGGGTGCTTTGCGTATCAAAGAAGCGATTGAAAAAAATCAAAAACTTGCTATTGTTGGGGATTATGATGTAGATGGGGTGATTTCTTGTGTGATTTTATCTGAATTTTTTGATGATATCGGATATGATTATGTGGTAAAAATTCCAAATCGTTTTAAAGATGGATATGGTCTAAATGAAGAAATCATCAATGAACTTGATGGGGTAGATTTAATCATCACTGTAGATAATGGTATAGCAGCATTTGAAGCAGCAGAGCTTTGTTTGCAAAAAGGAATTGATTTAATCATTACCGATCACCATATGCCTCCAGCTACTTTACCAAAAGCTTATGCGATCATTAATCCTAAACAACAAGATTGTGATTTTCCTGATATTGAAATTTGTGGTGCTCAAGTGGCTTGGTATTTAGTCGCTGCGATAAAAGAAGTGTGTAAGATTAATTATAATATGTGTAAATTTATAGAACTTTTATCCATCGCAATTATCGCAGATATGATGGAGCTTAGAGATTTAAACAGAGCCTTAGTTAGAAAAGGTATAGAATGTATTAATGACTCTAAACGAGTGGCATTTAAAGCGATCAAGCAGTATTTTGGTAAGGATAAATTTGAACTTGATAATATCAGCTTTTTAATTGCACCTTTGATTAATAGTGCAGGTAGAATGGATGATGCAATTATTTCTTATAAATTTTTACATTCTAAAAATATCGATGAGGTTATGGGTTATTTAGAACAAATCATTACTTATAATAATAGCCGTAAAGATGAAGAACGAGAGCTTTTTAAGCAGTGTTTAGAACAAGTTGATGAAAATGATCCTGTGATTATTGTCAATGGGCAAAATTGGCATGAGGGTGTTTTGGGTATAGTTGCAAGTCGTTTGGCAAAGCATTTTAACAAACCTGCCTTTGTTTTTTCAGAATGTGAGCAAAAGGCTAAGGCTAGCGTTAGAAGTGTAGGTAGGATAGATATTTTAAATGTTATAGAACAAGCTAAAGAATTTGTTTTAAGCTATGGTGGGCATAAAGGTGCAGCTGGAGTTTTAGTAGAACTTGAAAAATTTGGTGTTTTTAAAAGTAAGCTTTATGAAATTTGTCAAAATATCCCTAAAGATGATTTTTACAATGCTGATGAGGTTTTGGGTAGTATTGATCCAAATGAAGTTGATTTTGAACTTTTAGAGATATTAGAATTTTTTGAGCCTTTTGGGCATAAAAATCCAAGGCCGTATTTTAAATTTGATAAGCTTTTTGTAAAAAATAAAAGAAAGCTAGGTAAAGATGAAAATCATATGAAGCTTATTTTAACTCAAGGAAATAAAACTTTAGAAGCTTTATTTTTTAATTTTGACTATGAGCCAGAGCTTGGAGAAAGCATTGATCTTATAGCTAGTGTTTCTAAAAATAATTTTAGAGGATTAATCACCCCGCAACTTACTATAAAAGAAATTCTTAGATAA
- a CDS encoding lytic transglycosylase domain-containing protein, with the protein MLKKILLLVVFFNFTFAFDTKIFIGDTYIPEDFYKYDKDFKTAARKYNIPTALLKAIALTENAAYKHNITSKNKNQTRDYGLMQINSIHLKRYGISESAIVKSSVNIDIAARLLHEIIQKHGFSWSAIGRYHSANDKYKNIWLDKVMKNLVAIVLKDSKDLFIMEKFRAFKLASLLINVDKKQYRILLASNN; encoded by the coding sequence ATGTTAAAAAAAATTTTATTATTAGTAGTATTTTTTAATTTTACTTTCGCTTTTGATACCAAAATTTTTATAGGTGATACTTATATACCTGAAGATTTTTATAAGTATGATAAAGACTTTAAAACTGCGGCTAGAAAGTACAATATACCTACAGCTTTACTCAAAGCCATAGCTTTAACAGAAAATGCAGCTTATAAGCATAATATCACCAGTAAAAATAAAAATCAAACAAGAGATTATGGTTTAATGCAAATTAATAGCATTCATTTAAAACGCTATGGAATTAGTGAGAGTGCGATTGTAAAATCTAGTGTAAATATTGACATAGCAGCAAGATTGCTTCATGAAATTATACAAAAACATGGTTTTAGTTGGAGTGCTATTGGAAGGTATCATTCAGCAAATGATAAATATAAAAATATTTGGCTTGATAAAGTGATGAAAAATTTAGTTGCTATAGTTTTAAAAGATAGCAAAGATCTTTTTATAATGGAAAAATTCAGAGCTTTTAAACTTGCTTCTCTTTTAATAAATGTGGATAAAAAACAATATAGAATTTTATTGGCAAGTAATAATTAA
- the prfA gene encoding peptide chain release factor 1 yields the protein MLADKLKPFLTRFDELNTLLSDVNISNDISKMTALSKEQKNLEPIVEKAKEYLKTLDDIEENKLLLSDPELGELAKEELKNLELLKPNLEEELKILLLPKDPNDDKNIFLEIRAGTGGDEASLFVGDLVKAYIRYAENRDYKYEIVSSSEGSVGGFKEIIILIKGNGAYSRLKYEGGTHRVQRVPETESQGRVHTSAITVAIMPEVDDVEIQINPNDLKIDVMRSSGHGGQSVNTTDSAVRITHIPTGIVVVNQDGKSQHKNKESAMKVLKARLFEMQEQERLAKESEARKSQVGSGDRSERIRTYNFPQNRISDHRINLTLYRLDAILEGGLFDEIVEPLIAYYQAEALKQENL from the coding sequence ATGCTAGCTGATAAACTCAAACCTTTTTTAACACGCTTTGATGAGTTAAATACTCTTTTAAGTGATGTTAATATTTCTAATGATATTTCTAAAATGACTGCTCTATCAAAAGAGCAAAAAAATTTAGAACCCATAGTAGAAAAAGCAAAAGAATATCTTAAAACTTTAGATGATATAGAGGAAAATAAACTCCTCTTATCTGACCCAGAACTCGGTGAATTAGCCAAAGAAGAATTAAAAAATTTAGAACTTCTTAAACCAAATTTAGAAGAAGAATTAAAAATTCTTTTATTGCCTAAAGATCCAAACGATGATAAAAATATATTTTTAGAAATTCGCGCAGGAACTGGTGGAGATGAGGCTTCTTTATTTGTTGGAGATTTAGTAAAAGCTTATATACGCTATGCTGAAAATCGTGATTATAAATATGAAATTGTAAGTTCTAGCGAGGGTAGTGTTGGTGGTTTTAAAGAAATCATCATTCTTATCAAAGGAAATGGGGCATATTCAAGATTAAAATACGAAGGTGGCACGCATAGAGTTCAAAGGGTTCCTGAAACAGAATCTCAAGGTAGAGTTCATACCTCAGCCATCACAGTAGCTATTATGCCAGAAGTTGATGATGTTGAAATTCAAATTAACCCAAATGATTTAAAAATTGATGTAATGCGCAGTAGTGGTCATGGCGGACAAAGTGTAAATACTACAGATAGTGCTGTAAGAATTACCCATATTCCAACAGGTATAGTTGTAGTAAATCAAGATGGTAAAAGTCAGCATAAAAACAAGGAAAGCGCTATGAAAGTCTTAAAAGCAAGACTTTTTGAAATGCAAGAGCAAGAACGCTTAGCTAAAGAAAGCGAGGCAAGAAAATCTCAAGTTGGAAGTGGCGATAGAAGCGAGCGCATACGCACTTATAATTTTCCTCAAAATAGAATTAGCGATCATAGAATAAATCTTACTCTATATAGACTTGATGCGATTTTAGAAGGTGGTTTATTTGATGAGATAGTAGAACCATTGATCGCTTATTACCAAGCAGAAGCTTTAAAACAAGAAAATTTATAA
- the rpsT gene encoding 30S ribosomal protein S20: MANHKSAEKRARQTIKRTERNRFYRTRLKNITKAVREAAANNDKEAAANALKIANKSIHAMVSRGFLKKQTASRRVSRLALLVNKIA; this comes from the coding sequence ATGGCAAACCATAAATCTGCTGAAAAAAGAGCAAGACAAACTATAAAAAGAACTGAAAGAAATAGATTTTATAGAACAAGATTAAAAAATATAACAAAAGCAGTTCGCGAAGCAGCGGCAAATAATGACAAAGAAGCAGCGGCAAATGCATTAAAAATAGCTAATAAAAGTATTCATGCTATGGTAAGCCGTGGATTTTTGAAAAAACAAACTGCGTCACGCCGTGTGAGTAGATTAGCATTATTGGTAAATAAAATAGCTTAA
- a CDS encoding pseudouridine synthase has translation MRINKFISHNSKYSRREADELIKQGLVKINKKTALLNDSVNAEDKVFINGKKLHKKTQFSVIIYHKQKGEIVSKKDDRGRKTIYHTLPKQFSTWLSVGRLDFASEGLLLLTDSPVIADALTHSDLEREYYLKVKGNIDKNVIEAMQNGLEIQNEKKGAHTKTKITSMSFAPFLGFEIFGSSGGYTKLKVIINEGKNRELRRFFGHFDLEVMDLKRVAFGALDLGMLKAGKYRYLENGEYEKLRDFLKTNNIKY, from the coding sequence ATGAGAATTAATAAATTCATCTCACACAATAGCAAATATTCTCGCCGTGAGGCTGATGAGCTAATCAAGCAAGGCTTAGTAAAAATCAATAAAAAAACAGCCTTGCTAAATGATAGTGTAAATGCTGAAGATAAAGTTTTTATCAATGGTAAAAAACTCCATAAAAAAACACAATTTTCAGTCATCATTTATCACAAACAAAAAGGTGAAATAGTTAGTAAAAAAGATGATAGAGGTAGAAAAACCATTTATCATACCCTGCCAAAACAATTTAGCACATGGCTTAGCGTTGGTAGGCTTGACTTTGCAAGTGAAGGTTTGCTTTTATTAACCGATTCTCCTGTGATTGCAGATGCGTTGACGCATAGTGATTTAGAAAGAGAATATTACTTGAAAGTAAAAGGTAATATAGATAAAAATGTCATCGAGGCTATGCAAAATGGCTTAGAAATTCAAAATGAAAAAAAAGGAGCTCACACTAAAACCAAAATAACCTCAATGAGTTTTGCCCCATTTTTAGGCTTTGAAATTTTTGGCTCAAGCGGAGGCTATACGAAGCTAAAAGTAATCATTAATGAAGGTAAAAATAGAGAACTAAGACGCTTTTTTGGGCATTTTGATTTAGAAGTGATGGATCTTAAAAGAGTAGCTTTTGGAGCATTAGATCTTGGTATGTTAAAAGCTGGCAAATATCGTTATTTGGAAAATGGCGAGTACGAAAAACTACGCGATTTTTTAAAGACAAATAATATAAAATATTAA
- a CDS encoding ribonuclease J produces MSEENKTQEQNKTKRFNKFKNKRKKDSQNQEQNSEIKNETKIENTQTGASEEKKKKKKNRNLPSKLSGNEEWQIELAKSIEANKIMHELRLHPLKHNNSSEHKIRITPLGGLGEIGGNITVFETNNDAIIVDIGMSFPDGSMHGVDIIIPDFDYVRKIKNKIRAIIITHAHEDHIGAVPYFFKEFQFPIYATPLALGMISNKFEEHGLKAERKWFRPITKRQIYEIGDFNLEWIHITHSIIDACALAIKTKAGTIIHTGDFKIDQTPIDGYPTDLNRLAQYGEEGVLCLLSDSTNSYKEGYTKSESSVGPTFDQIFAKTKGRVIMSTFSSNIHRVYQAISYGLKYGRKVCVIGRSMERNLYTTMELGYIKLDRKIFIDADEVSKYKDNEVLIVTTGSQGETMSALYRMATDEHKFIKIKPSDQVIISAKAIPGNEANVSAVLDFLLKAGAKVAYQEFSEIHVSGHASIEEQKLMLTLIKPKFFLPVHGEYNHINKHKETALKCGIPERNIYLMSDGDQVELCQKYIKRVKTVKTGKVFVDNQINKQIADDVVIDRQKLADSGIVVIIAQLDKASKTLINKPRVFSYGLVADKQDGAFSKEMSDVLSQFFPNVKDEILDNPKVLEAQIRQVLRKHIFRKIKKYPTIVPTIFVM; encoded by the coding sequence ATGAGCGAAGAAAACAAAACTCAAGAACAAAATAAAACTAAAAGATTTAATAAATTTAAAAACAAAAGAAAAAAAGATTCACAAAATCAAGAGCAAAATAGTGAAATTAAAAATGAAACAAAAATAGAAAATACTCAAACTGGAGCTAGCGAAGAAAAAAAGAAAAAGAAAAAAAATAGAAATTTACCATCTAAATTAAGCGGTAATGAAGAATGGCAAATAGAACTTGCCAAAAGTATAGAAGCTAATAAAATCATGCACGAACTAAGACTCCACCCTTTAAAACACAACAACTCAAGCGAACATAAAATTCGTATTACGCCTTTGGGTGGGCTTGGAGAAATCGGTGGAAATATCACTGTTTTTGAAACCAACAACGATGCGATTATCGTTGATATAGGCATGAGTTTTCCAGATGGAAGCATGCATGGAGTAGATATTATCATACCTGATTTTGACTATGTAAGAAAGATTAAAAACAAAATTCGCGCCATCATCATCACTCATGCTCATGAAGATCACATTGGTGCTGTGCCGTATTTTTTCAAAGAATTTCAATTTCCTATCTACGCAACACCTTTAGCACTAGGTATGATTTCAAATAAATTTGAAGAACATGGATTAAAAGCTGAAAGAAAATGGTTTAGACCTATAACAAAAAGACAAATTTATGAAATAGGTGATTTTAATTTAGAATGGATTCACATAACCCACTCTATCATCGATGCTTGTGCTTTAGCTATTAAAACTAAAGCAGGAACCATCATACATACTGGTGATTTTAAAATAGATCAAACCCCAATTGATGGTTATCCAACGGATTTAAATCGTTTAGCTCAATATGGAGAAGAAGGCGTACTTTGTCTTTTAAGTGATAGTACAAACTCATATAAAGAAGGTTATACAAAAAGTGAAAGCTCCGTAGGGCCTACTTTTGATCAAATTTTTGCCAAAACTAAAGGCAGGGTGATTATGAGCACCTTTAGCTCTAATATCCACCGTGTATATCAAGCTATTAGCTATGGTTTAAAATATGGCAGAAAAGTGTGTGTTATAGGACGCTCTATGGAAAGAAATCTTTATACTACCATGGAACTTGGTTACATCAAACTTGATAGAAAAATTTTCATTGATGCAGATGAGGTTAGCAAATATAAAGACAACGAAGTACTAATTGTCACTACAGGAAGTCAAGGTGAGACTATGAGTGCTTTATATAGAATGGCTACAGATGAGCATAAATTTATCAAAATTAAACCTAGTGATCAAGTTATCATTTCAGCTAAAGCTATACCTGGAAATGAAGCAAATGTTTCTGCTGTGCTTGATTTTCTTTTAAAAGCAGGGGCTAAAGTAGCCTATCAAGAATTTAGCGAAATTCATGTAAGCGGACATGCTAGTATAGAAGAGCAAAAACTCATGCTAACTTTAATAAAACCTAAATTTTTCTTGCCAGTGCATGGAGAGTATAATCATATCAATAAACACAAGGAAACTGCTCTAAAATGTGGTATACCTGAAAGAAATATCTACTTAATGAGTGATGGAGATCAAGTAGAGCTTTGCCAAAAATACATCAAACGCGTAAAAACAGTTAAAACAGGAAAGGTCTTTGTAGATAATCAAATCAACAAACAAATCGCAGATGATGTAGTAATTGATAGACAAAAACTAGCAGATAGCGGTATAGTTGTCATCATTGCTCAGCTTGATAAAGCAAGTAAAACACTGATTAATAAACCAAGAGTATTTAGCTATGGCTTGGTAGCTGATAAACAAGATGGAGCATTCTCAAAAGAAATGAGTGATGTTTTAAGTCAATTTTTCCCAAATGTAAAAGATGAAATTTTAGATAATCCAAAAGTTTTAGAAGCTCAAATTAGACAAGTACTAAGAAAGCATATTTTTAGAAAAATCAAAAAATATCCAACCATAGTACCAACTATTTTTGTGATGTAA
- the rsmA gene encoding 16S rRNA (adenine(1518)-N(6)/adenine(1519)-N(6))-dimethyltransferase RsmA, which translates to MIKAKKHFGQNFLCDKSVVDKIIQAIPKDTKNIVEIGPGLGDLTQELLKIPQAHIRAYEIDKDLIPILNKKFQNEIEGGNFELIHQNAGDAFDQGSLSDKEYFLVANLPYYIATNLILKALEDQNCLGLIVMVQKEVAQKFCANEKESNFSALGVLCALICQRQMLFDIRPQSFNPPPKVTSAVMKLIKTTHYQQKCENIEAFKEFLRACFQNPRKQLLSNFKNKKEKILKAFEALDISSTSRAHEISVDSYLKIYDYLKDDYERRKQNSRTK; encoded by the coding sequence ATGATAAAAGCAAAAAAACATTTTGGACAAAATTTTTTATGTGATAAAAGCGTGGTAGATAAAATCATCCAAGCCATACCCAAAGATACTAAAAATATAGTTGAGATTGGGCCTGGCTTAGGTGATTTAACGCAAGAACTTTTGAAAATCCCACAAGCTCATATTAGAGCTTATGAGATTGATAAAGATTTGATTCCTATTTTAAATAAAAAATTTCAAAATGAGATTGAAGGTGGAAATTTTGAGCTTATCCATCAAAATGCAGGCGATGCTTTTGATCAAGGAAGTTTAAGCGATAAAGAGTACTTTTTGGTAGCAAATTTACCATATTATATTGCTACAAATTTGATTTTAAAAGCCTTAGAAGATCAAAATTGTCTTGGGCTTATAGTAATGGTGCAAAAAGAAGTGGCACAGAAATTTTGTGCAAATGAAAAAGAAAGTAATTTTTCGGCTTTAGGGGTGCTTTGTGCATTGATATGCCAAAGACAGATGCTTTTTGATATACGACCACAAAGCTTTAATCCTCCACCAAAAGTTACTTCAGCTGTAATGAAGTTAATAAAAACTACTCATTATCAGCAAAAATGCGAAAATATAGAAGCTTTTAAAGAATTTCTTAGAGCTTGTTTTCAAAATCCTAGAAAACAACTCTTATCTAATTTTAAAAATAAAAAAGAAAAAATTTTAAAAGCATTTGAAGCACTAGATATCTCTTCTACCTCAAGAGCTCATGAAATTAGCGTTGATTCATACCTTAAAATTTATGACTATTTAAAGGATGACTATGAGCGAAGAAAACAAAACTCAAGAACAAAATAA
- a CDS encoding purine-nucleoside phosphorylase has translation MKNLIVCAGGNEDFKFAQSIGIGLVNSAFSLGKILSQVKVDRVIFIGTCGIYQEGKILDIYESSNAANLEYADLFDSFYTPIANEIRLNVSHETMINSSNYICKDENIAKEFFKKGMHIENMEAYAVLSCAKMQEIEGVCYLCATNFCNELAHEDFLKNHQKAKELLKDFLLDKKLI, from the coding sequence TTGAAAAATCTTATAGTATGTGCAGGGGGAAATGAGGATTTTAAATTTGCACAAAGTATTGGTATAGGTTTGGTTAATTCTGCTTTTTCTTTAGGTAAAATTTTAAGTCAAGTAAAAGTAGATAGAGTGATTTTTATAGGTACATGTGGAATTTACCAAGAAGGAAAAATTTTAGATATTTATGAAAGTTCTAATGCAGCGAATTTAGAATACGCAGATTTATTTGATAGTTTTTATACGCCTATAGCAAATGAGATTAGATTAAATGTTTCACATGAAACTATGATTAATTCTTCAAACTATATTTGTAAAGATGAAAATATCGCCAAAGAGTTTTTTAAAAAAGGTATGCATATAGAAAATATGGAAGCATACGCAGTGCTTTCTTGTGCAAAAATGCAAGAGATAGAAGGAGTTTGTTATTTATGTGCGACAAATTTTTGTAATGAATTGGCACATGAAGATTTTTTAAAAAATCACCAAAAGGCAAAAGAATTGTTAAAAGATTTTTTGTTAGATAAAAAACTTATATAG
- the rlmN gene encoding 23S rRNA (adenine(2503)-C(2))-methyltransferase RlmN, which produces MSELKNILDFTKEELENLVQPKFRAKQIFEWVYKKYADDFLQMSSLPKDFRVYLQKNFHFSPLKCVKDEKSKDGSIKYLFELLDGKKIEAVLLPMKEELVDENGKIIKHARYTICVSSQVGCKSGCSFCLTAKGGLSRNLSAGEIVGQILWIKKHNKIPYERRVNIVYMGMGEPLDNLKNVSKAVKILADNDALAISPRRQTISTSGLAKQIKELGEMNLGVLLAISLHAVNDELRSELMPINKAYNIASIMEAVRNFPIDQRKRVMFEYLLIDGINDKIEHAKELVKLLNGIKAKVNLILFNPHEGSLYKRPSVENAIKFQDYLSAKGVTCTIRESKGLDISAACGQLKERQSKQ; this is translated from the coding sequence TTGAGTGAATTAAAAAACATATTAGATTTTACTAAAGAAGAATTAGAGAATTTAGTCCAACCAAAATTTAGAGCAAAGCAAATTTTTGAATGGGTATATAAAAAATATGCAGACGATTTTTTGCAAATGTCGTCTTTGCCAAAAGATTTTAGAGTGTACTTGCAAAAAAATTTTCATTTTTCACCTTTAAAATGTGTGAAAGATGAAAAAAGCAAAGATGGAAGCATTAAGTATCTTTTTGAGCTTTTAGATGGTAAAAAAATAGAAGCTGTTTTACTGCCTATGAAAGAAGAACTTGTAGATGAAAATGGAAAAATCATCAAACATGCAAGATATACCATTTGCGTTTCTTCTCAAGTGGGGTGTAAAAGTGGGTGTAGTTTTTGTCTTACTGCCAAAGGTGGTTTGAGTAGAAATTTAAGCGCTGGAGAAATAGTTGGACAAATTTTATGGATTAAAAAACACAATAAAATTCCATACGAAAGAAGAGTTAATATAGTTTATATGGGTATGGGTGAGCCTTTGGATAATCTTAAAAATGTTTCAAAAGCTGTCAAAATTTTAGCCGACAATGACGCTTTAGCTATAAGCCCTAGAAGACAAACTATAAGTACAAGTGGTTTGGCAAAACAGATTAAAGAGCTTGGAGAAATGAATTTAGGCGTGCTTTTGGCTATTTCGCTTCATGCTGTAAATGATGAGCTTAGAAGTGAATTAATGCCTATTAATAAAGCTTATAATATAGCAAGCATTATGGAAGCGGTGAGAAATTTTCCTATAGATCAGCGTAAAAGAGTGATGTTTGAATACCTTTTAATTGATGGAATAAATGATAAAATAGAGCATGCAAAAGAACTAGTCAAGCTTTTAAATGGCATAAAAGCTAAAGTGAATTTAATACTTTTTAATCCACACGAAGGAAGTTTATATAAAAGACCAAGTGTTGAAAATGCCATTAAATTTCAAGATTATCTAAGTGCCAAGGGTGTTACTTGTACTATAAGAGAAAGCAAAGGGCTTGATATATCAGCAGCTTGTGGGCAGCTTAAAGAAAGGCAGAGTAAACAATGA